Genomic DNA from Candidatus Koribacter versatilis Ellin345:
CGTGCGGATTGTTCGACATCCCCCACTGCTCCTTGGGATACCCCACAAAATTCTTGTCCAATTTGTGGTTCTTGTTCAGGTCGTGAATCAGCGCCACGGCATACGTGCCTGGAGGCAGGTCCGGAATCTTGAGCGTCTGGGTGCCTTTCACCGCGGGAACGGCGATGTCTTTGAGTGCGGCCTGGCGGTCCTCCGCCCAGCCCTTCGGGCCGTTGAACACGAGTACGCCGAGATTGCCCTCATCGCTGCTCATGCCTTCCACCACGATGGTTAGAGTGCAGCATTTGGTCGCCTCTGCCGTCTGCGCCACCGCAAACGAAGCGGTGAGCATTACAAAGATCGTGAACGCCAACCTCCGCCACGAAACTGAGAACATGCGGAAACCTCCCTGGAGAGAAGGGACATTGTATGTTGCTAGCCTGAGTTTCTGCCGGGAAAACGTCCATCGGTATCAATCGGTACTCCCAAATGAAACCTGCCATTCAACTCCCTGACACCACAAAGTGACCCACTGTTCACCTCGCAATGACAAGGTGTCTGGTCGGAATTCGCTAACGTCATTCCCGCACTGCTCGCTACCACGTTTGTCCCAATCCGCGAGCACGAGGTGAACGAATGTCCAATCCGCGCAGGCAACTCCTCTGGGCTGCAGCAGCCCTTGCCGTGCTCACCCTCCCCGCCAATGCGCAGCACTACACGCGCACCGATCTCACCACCGACGCCGCCAGCGTCACCACCGCACCAAACATTGACGCGAACCTTGTCAACGCATGGGGCCTCTCGCGCTCGTCCGGAAGCCCCTGGTGGGTCTCCGATAACGGCACTGGCCTTTCCACCCTGTATGACGGCGCCGGCGTTCCACAATCGCTGGTCGTCAAGATTCCCCCTCCTGGAGGCTCCACAAGTCCCGCTACACCCACCGGCACCGTATACAACTACACCACCTCGTTCGCCGTGGGTGGTAAGCCGGCGGTCTTTCTCTTCGTTACCGAAGACGGCACCATCTCGGGATGGAACCCCACGGTGAACTTGACCAACGCGATCATCGCAGTAGATCGCTCCAAGAGCGCCATCTACAAAGGCTGCGCGATTGCCCAGACCGCATGGGGCCCACGTTTTTACGCGACGAATTTCAAGAGCGGTCGCATCGAAATCTTCGACGGCAGCTTCCATCGCCTTTCCACCGATCATCATGCCTTCCGCGATGAACGCCTTCGGGACGATTTCGTTCCCTTCAATGTCCAGAACGTCGGCGGCAATCTGGTTGTCACGTTCGCGCACCGCGAAGAGGGAAGCCACGATGAAGATCACGGCCCCGGAGTGGGATACGTGGACATCTTCGACGTCTACGGCAATCTCATCCAGCGCTTGCAGCACGGCAAATTCTTGAACGCTCCCTGGGGCATCGCTGCGACGCCAGCCGATTTCGGCGCCTTCAGCCATCGCCTCCTCATCGGCAACTTCGGCGACGGCAAGATCAATGTCTTTGATCCCATCACTGGCAAGTTCCAGGGCCAATTGCTCGATGCCTCCGGTGCTCCGATCGCCATTGACGGACTCTGGGCACTGAGCTTCGGCAACGGCTCCAAAGCCGGCAACGCCAACGACCTCTACTTCACCGCGGGACCGAACGACGAGGGCGACGGCATCCTAGGCAAACTAAGCGCCGTAGGCACCGAACAGCGCGGCAATACCGAATAGCGTGGCAACACCGAATAGTCGCAAAGCGGAGCCGGACAGGATCGGAGGTGTCCGGCTCCGCTGTTTCTAAGGTTCTAAGTGAGCCCCTGTCATCCTGAGCGAAGCGGCGCAGCCGCGAAGTCGAAGGACCCCGATCAATCACGCTGCACTTTGTGGATTAAACAAGAGAACTGGAGGCCCTGGGCAGAGTCGAACTGCCGACCAACGGTTTAGGAAACCGCTGCTCTATCCATCTGAGCTACAGGGCCATCTGGATCGAACCAACCCATTATCGCAAATCGCTACCTTCTGTACGCCGGTGTGATCCATCTCACGCGCACCCGTGCCCACGATCACATTTTTCGCGACACGACGAGAATTAACATGTCCCACTGGGGCATTCCCAAACGCAATTTCGCTCTTTGACAAATCGCAGCATACGTACGCCAGCGAACCGTTCACGATCCATACAACTCCTTTGTTTAGAAGATTTTGCCTCTAACTCTTTTGGATGGAAGAATTTGCGGACGATAGGTTGACTAAGTCTCGCGTTTTGAAGAATTTGCAATTTTCAGAGGGGGAGGGGGTACCCCGCGCAGAACACGATAGAACCGGAGCAATCAGCTCGATTTCCCAAACGTGCACTCATCCCAAATGCACAAAAAGTTGGTTAGGGTGCGTCCGATAAGCGCCAAATCCGATTGCTTCGCCGCAGGAATCGGGGTACTCTCTCTCCCTACCCCCACTAGTAGGAAACAATCATGAAAAAGCTCATTTGCGCAGTTTTCGCGTCTCTCATGTTCGTTGCCGCTGGCTATCCACAGGAACCGATTGCGGACGTGGAGCACGAAGATACCGAAGCCACCCCGCAGCAGCGTCAGCAGTGGTTCTACGGTCAGCGCGCCTATCCGTTCAAGGTCACGCCCGCCGGCGCCCATCGCCGCGCCTTTGGCGAAGCCACGCAAATGCGCATCGATGAAGAAGCGGTTCGCGCCAACGCTCCTGCTGGTGGCAAAACCAACACGCTGAATCCCTGGACCATGATTGGTCCCAAGCCGTCGAACCAGGGCGGCTACGGCGTGACCTCGGGTCGCATCACCGCAGTTGCGGTGGACCAGACGACTTCCGGCGCGAGCACCGTGCTCTACATCGGCGGTGCGGAAGGCGGTATCTGGAAGAGCAGCGACAACGGCTCAACCTGGACCGCGCAGAGCGACAGCCAGCCTACGCTTGCTATCGGTTCGATCGCGATTGATCCAAACAATCACAGCATCATCTATGCCGGCACCGGCGAAGAGAACTTCAGTGGCGACTCCTACTACGGCGGCGGAGTGCTCAAGTCCACGAACGGTGGCTCGACCTGGACAATGCTGGGCGCCTCCTATTTCGGAGGCCCGATCGGATCCGGTTCCTATTACGGCGGCAGCTTCATCGGCGCGATCGCCGTCCAGCCAGGAGTTTCTTCGGGAACGCCTATCGTTCTCGCTGGCTCAGAATTCTCCAGCAACGCTAGTTCTGGTGTCTGGCGCTCCACGGATGGCGGCACAACCTGGGCACGTGTATTCCCGACGACTGCACAGCTCTATTCGCACGTGACGTCGGTTGTTTGGGTCAGCAAGACTAAGGCATACGCCGCCGTCAGCAACGTCTTCGGTGCTTCTAGTGTGCCAGTCGGCGTGTACGTTTCAAGCGACAGTGGTGCTACATGGGGCCCCGCGAATGGCGTCTCTGGACAGGCATTGCCGGATGGCACCACAACAGCAGGTCGCTTCACCCTCGCCGTATCTCCTTCAACGCCGGCGACAATGTATGTTTCCGTCAGCGATTACAACACCAGCGGCCTCTACGGAATGTACTTCACCACTGACAGCGGCGGACATTGGAATCCGCTTAAGTCACCTCTGAATGCGGTTGGCACCACCAACGATTTCTGCGGTCCGCAGTGTTGGTACGACATGCCACTTGCCGTCCACCCGACTCATCCCGGCACTCTCTACGCTGGCGGAAATTTCAACTATGGCGCGGGCAACGGCGGAGTTTACGTCAGTCTCAACGCCACCAATGGCGCTACCGCGACCTGGTCTACCCCGAACCCTGGCACCAACAGCGTGACCATGCACCCGGATTTCCACGCCTTCGCCTTTTCTGCAGACGGCAACACACTGTACATCGGTGAAGATGGCGGCCTCTGGCGCGGTACGCCAACCAACAGTGCCACCATGGCGTGGACCGATCTCAACACTAATCTTGCGATCACCGAGTTCTACCCCGGCCTCGCGATCTACAAAGGCAGCAAAAACACCGCGCTCAACGGGACGCAGGACAATGGCGCCCAACTCTACACCGGCTCGCTGCAGTGGACGGTCGTCACCTGCGGTGACGGCGCTTGGGCGGCGATCGATCCAACGACCGCCAATAATCTCTACGCCGGTTGCACCTCAGCGAATTTTGAGGGTGTCATTCGCTCGCTCGACGGGGGCGGCAGTTGGGCCAGCCTCGGCACGGGCATCAACAATTTCGAGAATGTCGCGTTCATCCCACCGATGATCATGGATCCCAAAAGCTCAACCACCCTGTATTACGGGACCGATCACCTCTACAAGATGGTCAACTCTTCGCAGCCAAGCCCGTTCCCAACTTGGTCGTACGTAAATGCTTCCGCTCTCACAAGCGGCTATCTCTCAACGATTGCCGTCAGCGCGGTGAACGGTGCGTACTTCTTCGTCGGTGACAGTACTGGCGCGGCGCAATTCTCAATCAATTCCGGCGCTAGTTGGACAGCTTTCACCGGACTCCCAGGGCGCTTTGTCAGCATGGTTCAAGCCGATCCGCACACTGCCACCATCGCTTACGTCACGGTCTCCGGTTTCAGCGGCTTTAACGGCGACACCAAGGGCCACGTCTTCAAATGCCTCACGACGACTAGCGCTTGCACCGACATGAGCGGCAATCTGCCGAACACGCCCGCCAACGACATCGTCATCGATCCCGATCTTGCCAACACCTTCTATGTCGCGACCGACGTCGGCGTCTTCACCAGCACCAACAACGGCACGACTTGGTCCACCTCAGGAACTGGCTTGCCGAACGTCGCGGTCGTCGGACTGAAACTGCACGAAAGCTCCCGCACATTGCGCGCTGCTACCCATGGCCGCAGCACATGGGACCTCTCAGTGCCCACCTCCACCGTAACGCCTGCCGCCATGACCAGCCCGGCGAACGGCGCGACGATGACCGGCGCGAGCGCTACCTTCAACTGGAGCGCAGGCACGGGAGCGACGCAGTACTCGCTCTATATCGGAAACACCTCGGGCGCGCATGACATCGCTTTTGTCAGCACGACTTCGCTCTCGGCGACCGTCAACACGCTCCCAACCAACGGCGAGAAGTTCTTCGTCAGCTTGTACTCGTACATCGGAGGGAAGTGGTACTACAACGCGTACTCCTACTACGCCTCCGGCACCGGCGCAGCCGCGACGATGAGTACACCTACGCCCGGCACGAAGTTGAGCAGCGCCAGCCAGACCTTCACCTGGACCAAGGGCACCGGCATCAACTCGTACTCGCTCTACATCGGTACGAAAGCCGGCCTGCACGACATCGATTTCCTGAACACGAGCAACACGTCAGCCAGCTTCAGCAATCTGCCGACGAACGGCGGGACGTTCTACGTCACGCTCTACTCGCTGAACGGGAAGACCTGGCTCTCGCACCCATACACCTACGTCGCTTCCGGTTCGGGCACGGCCGCAACCATGTCCACCCCGACGCCCGGCAGCACCTTGCCCGGCGCCAGTGTCACCTTCAATTGGACAACTGGTTCGGGCGTGACATCGTACTCGCTGTACATTGGTACGACGGCGGGCGCGCACAACCTCGACTTCATCAACACCACCTCAACTTCTGCCAGTGTCACGAATCTTCCAACCAACGGATCCACCGTGTACGTCACCCTGTACTCGTTGATCGGCGGGGTGTGGCACTCCAACGCCTACACCTACAAAGCGCAGTAGTTGCGAAAAGCTAACCACGAACGCCGGGGGCAAACGCCTCCGGCGTTTTATTTTTCACGAAATCTTCACATCAATTTTCTGCCCGCGGCCTGTCACTATTTGCATTAGACTGCGCGCGCCCTCTCAGCCGACAATCGGGACAGTCGCAGTCAGCTCGAGGAGAATCCACACTTGCCACTACGTCGCCGATTCACGGCCTTCGTGTACCTGCTGATGTTTGGCCTGCTCCTCCCGCACGTCGCGCACGCGCAGAAGAAGCCTGCATCCGCGAAGCCCGCTGGATCCCCCGCTCTCCAATCTGCCATTCGCGCCGGACAGCTCCCCGACATGCGTTGGCCCAACTTCTCCGACTATCGCGTCCAGATCGATAACTTCTACAAGGCGTCGAACTACTCTCTCGCGTGGATTGAAGCTGGCACGCCGACCGACCACGCCCGCCAGATGATCGCGATCCTCAGCGCTGCCGACTCACAAGGTCTCAACGCCGAAGATTACGACGGACTCCGCTGGCCTGACCGCATCTCGAAGCTCGCTGCTGCACACGCGCCTGAAGACGAGGACGTCTTCGATCTCGCGCTCACCGTCAGCACCATGCGTTACATATCCGACATGCATATCGGCCGCATCAATCCCACCCACTTCCAGTTCGGCCTCGATGTGGAACACAAGAAGCTCGATCTCCCCAGCTTCGTACGCAACATGCTCAGTTCACCTGACGACCTCACGCACACAATCGCCAAGGTAGGCCCACCGTTCGCCGGATACGAAGCCACCCGCCAGGCCATGCTGCAGTACACCCAACTAGCCAAGCAGCCCGATACCGAGAAACTCCCGCTTCCGGTCGGCGTGGTGTACCAGGGCGGCTACTACGACCACATGCCCGCCCTCGCCAAGCGCCTCCAGCAACTTGGTGACCTCGATCCCAAAGTCATCATCCTGGCGGATGCGATCAAATACGACGACCCTCTCATGGGCGGCGTCGCGCACTTCCAGTCGCGTCACGGCCTGCCCAATGACGGCAATCTCACCTCCGACACGATCGATGCGCTGAACATACCCATCGCCGATCGCCTCGAGCAGCTAAAGCTCGCGCTCGAGCGCTATCGCTGGATCCGCTATCAATTCACTTCACCTCCTGTCGTGGTCAACGTGCCGGAGTTCAAGCTCTTCGGCTATGACGGAAGCGGCACGCAGATCCTATCCATGGGGGTGAATGTTGGCGACGCCTTCGATTTTCAGACGCCTATCTTCGAAGGTGACATCCGCTATATCGTCTTCCGGCCCTATTGGTACGTGACGCCCACGATCCAGCGCGACGAGATGGTGCCCTCTGTCGAAGAAGACCGCACCTATCTCGAACAGAATGAAATGGAGGTCGTGGATAAGGACGGCAAGGTCATCGCCTCCGGCGCAATCTCAGACGCAGTGCTCAAGCACCTGAAGAACGGCTCGTATTCGATCCGTCAGCGTCCAGGCGCGGACAATGCGCTCGGCCTCGTGAAGATCATCTTTCCTAACTCGCATAACGTTTATCTGCACGACACGCCTGAGTTCAAGACCATGTTCTCGAAGGCACCGCGTGCATTGAGCCACGGATGCATCCACCTCGAAAAGCCCGCCGATCTCGCCTACTGGCTCTTGCGCGACAAGACCGATTGGTCGCTGGACAAAGTGAAAGAAGCCATGCAGCACGGACGCGACAACTCCAGCGTGACCCTTACTAAGCCCGTGCCGATCCTCATCCTCTACGTAACCGCCCGCGCCCAGACCAATGGCACTGTCCAGTTCTTTAAAGATATCTACGGCCACGACGTCGAACTCAAAGCTGCGCTGGCGAAGGGCTATCCGTATCCGTAGCTATTGAAAATCGCGCGGCACGGTCTCGCGCCACGTCTTCGTACGAATCAACTTGCCGTCGTTGCGCAGCTCGCGCGTGTATTCGTAATAAAAATTCTTTTCGTCGCTGCGCAGATTAAGCGTCGTGCTCCACAGCAGCGTACGATCCTTGAGCTTCACCGCCATCGAAGCCTCGCCATGCACCGACGCTTCCGCTGGATGTTCCACATTCACCGTGTGCACCAGACGTTCCTTCGTCTCCTCCTCACCAAAGGGATAGAAGTCGCGCTCCTCGCCATGCCAATCGACCGTGGTGGTGTGCTTCGCCTCATCGCGCGTAACGGTTGAAGTTCCTGGCAACAGATCGCCTTCTGAGCGGAGGCTTGGAAGAGAATCACTCTCTTGTGGTTTTGCAAACTCGATCGACTTCAGATTCGCTGATTCGATAACCGGAAGCGTCAAGTTCGTCCGTTCAGTAAATGGAAGTCGAAGATGGTTCGTCATCGAATATGGCGTCGGCCAGATCATCGGCCACAGGGAGTTGGACACCGAAATTCGTACCCGATGCCCGGCAGGGAAGACCCACGACGTAAAGTGCAGGGGAATTGTGAGGTCATAGCTCTGGCCGGGAGCCGGGGGCGATGGAGCAGTGCGGGAGTTTCTCTGGGCGCCACTCAGTCCCGCTCCCGTAACGAGTGTGGTCGATCCATTCGGTGCGAGATCTTCGAGCCGCACGAACCAGTTCGCCAGTGGAGTTCCTGTGGTGGCATGAAGCCGAACCTCTGGAATGCCGAGGATCGCAAGATCCCGCTCCAGAACTGGACTCTGAAACGGCAGGCTCTTTTCGTCACTCGGACGCTGATCCACCGTAAGATCTCCCCACCACAACCCAGCTTCGATGCCGCCGTCCGGTTGATACAGGATCTTCTGCTCGGTGTACGCGCGACCAAGCCACGCGTAGCCCCCCGGTATCTCTTTCTTGAACCAGGGAACCTCTTGCTTCCCATACTGCACGTACATCGTCAAGTTTTCGTAGGGATAGAGTGTTACCGCTGTGCTCTTCGTCGGCCACTCCGTCGCCTTCCACTCTCCCGGAATCTCCTTCGTCTCAAGCCCCGGCTTGTA
This window encodes:
- a CDS encoding DUF2141 domain-containing protein is translated as MFSVSWRRLAFTIFVMLTASFAVAQTAEATKCCTLTIVVEGMSSDEGNLGVLVFNGPKGWAEDRQAALKDIAVPAVKGTQTLKIPDLPPGTYAVALIHDLNKNHKLDKNFVGYPKEQWGMSNNPHATLKAPPIEKSQFKLDKDMDIHIKLQ
- a CDS encoding TIGR03118 family protein, whose protein sequence is MSNPRRQLLWAAAALAVLTLPANAQHYTRTDLTTDAASVTTAPNIDANLVNAWGLSRSSGSPWWVSDNGTGLSTLYDGAGVPQSLVVKIPPPGGSTSPATPTGTVYNYTTSFAVGGKPAVFLFVTEDGTISGWNPTVNLTNAIIAVDRSKSAIYKGCAIAQTAWGPRFYATNFKSGRIEIFDGSFHRLSTDHHAFRDERLRDDFVPFNVQNVGGNLVVTFAHREEGSHDEDHGPGVGYVDIFDVYGNLIQRLQHGKFLNAPWGIAATPADFGAFSHRLLIGNFGDGKINVFDPITGKFQGQLLDASGAPIAIDGLWALSFGNGSKAGNANDLYFTAGPNDEGDGILGKLSAVGTEQRGNTE
- a CDS encoding sialidase family protein, with product MKKLICAVFASLMFVAAGYPQEPIADVEHEDTEATPQQRQQWFYGQRAYPFKVTPAGAHRRAFGEATQMRIDEEAVRANAPAGGKTNTLNPWTMIGPKPSNQGGYGVTSGRITAVAVDQTTSGASTVLYIGGAEGGIWKSSDNGSTWTAQSDSQPTLAIGSIAIDPNNHSIIYAGTGEENFSGDSYYGGGVLKSTNGGSTWTMLGASYFGGPIGSGSYYGGSFIGAIAVQPGVSSGTPIVLAGSEFSSNASSGVWRSTDGGTTWARVFPTTAQLYSHVTSVVWVSKTKAYAAVSNVFGASSVPVGVYVSSDSGATWGPANGVSGQALPDGTTTAGRFTLAVSPSTPATMYVSVSDYNTSGLYGMYFTTDSGGHWNPLKSPLNAVGTTNDFCGPQCWYDMPLAVHPTHPGTLYAGGNFNYGAGNGGVYVSLNATNGATATWSTPNPGTNSVTMHPDFHAFAFSADGNTLYIGEDGGLWRGTPTNSATMAWTDLNTNLAITEFYPGLAIYKGSKNTALNGTQDNGAQLYTGSLQWTVVTCGDGAWAAIDPTTANNLYAGCTSANFEGVIRSLDGGGSWASLGTGINNFENVAFIPPMIMDPKSSTTLYYGTDHLYKMVNSSQPSPFPTWSYVNASALTSGYLSTIAVSAVNGAYFFVGDSTGAAQFSINSGASWTAFTGLPGRFVSMVQADPHTATIAYVTVSGFSGFNGDTKGHVFKCLTTTSACTDMSGNLPNTPANDIVIDPDLANTFYVATDVGVFTSTNNGTTWSTSGTGLPNVAVVGLKLHESSRTLRAATHGRSTWDLSVPTSTVTPAAMTSPANGATMTGASATFNWSAGTGATQYSLYIGNTSGAHDIAFVSTTSLSATVNTLPTNGEKFFVSLYSYIGGKWYYNAYSYYASGTGAAATMSTPTPGTKLSSASQTFTWTKGTGINSYSLYIGTKAGLHDIDFLNTSNTSASFSNLPTNGGTFYVTLYSLNGKTWLSHPYTYVASGSGTAATMSTPTPGSTLPGASVTFNWTTGSGVTSYSLYIGTTAGAHNLDFINTTSTSASVTNLPTNGSTVYVTLYSLIGGVWHSNAYTYKAQ
- a CDS encoding L,D-transpeptidase family protein — translated: MPLRRRFTAFVYLLMFGLLLPHVAHAQKKPASAKPAGSPALQSAIRAGQLPDMRWPNFSDYRVQIDNFYKASNYSLAWIEAGTPTDHARQMIAILSAADSQGLNAEDYDGLRWPDRISKLAAAHAPEDEDVFDLALTVSTMRYISDMHIGRINPTHFQFGLDVEHKKLDLPSFVRNMLSSPDDLTHTIAKVGPPFAGYEATRQAMLQYTQLAKQPDTEKLPLPVGVVYQGGYYDHMPALAKRLQQLGDLDPKVIILADAIKYDDPLMGGVAHFQSRHGLPNDGNLTSDTIDALNIPIADRLEQLKLALERYRWIRYQFTSPPVVVNVPEFKLFGYDGSGTQILSMGVNVGDAFDFQTPIFEGDIRYIVFRPYWYVTPTIQRDEMVPSVEEDRTYLEQNEMEVVDKDGKVIASGAISDAVLKHLKNGSYSIRQRPGADNALGLVKIIFPNSHNVYLHDTPEFKTMFSKAPRALSHGCIHLEKPADLAYWLLRDKTDWSLDKVKEAMQHGRDNSSVTLTKPVPILILYVTARAQTNGTVQFFKDIYGHDVELKAALAKGYPYP
- a CDS encoding CocE/NonD family hydrolase, producing the protein MRERFAVLILAALSFLAPVLSAGRATLPEQTYGGITIREQWIPMRDGVKLAANLFLPADLKPDEKVPVVLEYLPYRKDDWSLGRDYSLHGYLVRKHYVVARVDVRGTGRSEGRTPDREYSEQELQDGEEVIAWLARQAWSNGNVGMMGISWGGFNSIQMAMRRPPALKAIIAADASDDLFHDDIHYIDGMMHLDEFEISMDLTNSLSPAPDFPVDEKTLNERFDTPPWFLLYLKHQRDGEFWRRASLSTDYSRIEIPVFLIGGFLDGYRDSVPRMLANLKGPRFAIVGPWPHSFPHDAEPGPAVEWRDLETDWFDHWLKGKANDVEKWPMLRVFMRDYYKPGLETKEIPGEWKATEWPTKSTAVTLYPYENLTMYVQYGKQEVPWFKKEIPGGYAWLGRAYTEQKILYQPDGGIEAGLWWGDLTVDQRPSDEKSLPFQSPVLERDLAILGIPEVRLHATTGTPLANWFVRLEDLAPNGSTTLVTGAGLSGAQRNSRTAPSPPAPGQSYDLTIPLHFTSWVFPAGHRVRISVSNSLWPMIWPTPYSMTNHLRLPFTERTNLTLPVIESANLKSIEFAKPQESDSLPSLRSEGDLLPGTSTVTRDEAKHTTTVDWHGEERDFYPFGEEETKERLVHTVNVEHPAEASVHGEASMAVKLKDRTLLWSTTLNLRSDEKNFYYEYTRELRNDGKLIRTKTWRETVPRDFQ